A single window of Colletes latitarsis isolate SP2378_abdomen chromosome 6, iyColLati1, whole genome shotgun sequence DNA harbors:
- the Nop10 gene encoding nop10 ribonucleoprotein isoform X1, whose protein sequence is MDPPRLERSSEFFSVASGKGSMNYNCHVLITKRRVQSKLFIACTAADCMRLVVHARFNVNVSVSVHDYFLWIERLQIIDTLYSDYLPVRCADHACLNADFAKKNCQNFYTHGPVAYICEQSVLSSTRYSDLNKSIWASTYHCATYACVTKVHTFNSSTTRCNRCKQNRSKWKTHIVSTSSSIFSRR, encoded by the exons ATGGATCCTCCTCGACTTGAACGATCCAGCGAATTTTTCTCGGTTGCATCTGGAAAAGGGTCGATGAATTACAACTGTCACGTTTTAATTACAAAAAGACGAGTTCAGTCGAAGCTATTCATCGCATGCACAGCGGCGGACTGCATGAGATTAGTAGTTCACGCTAGATTTAATGTCAATGTATCAGTATCGGTGCACGATTATTTTTTATGGATAGAACGTTTACAGATAAT TGACACCCTGTACAGTGACTATCTGCCTGTCCGTTGTGCCGACCATGCGTGCCTGAACGCCGACTTCGCTAAGAAGAATTGTCAGAACTTCTACACCCACGGACCTGTCGCTTACATATGCGAACAATCAGTGCTCTCGTCGACGAGATATTCCGAT ttGAATAAATCAATTTGGGCGTCAACATATCATTGTGCTACGTACGCATGCGTTACAAAGGTTCACACGTTCAACAGTTCAACCACGCGGTGCAACCGATGCAAAC AAAATAGATCCAAATGGAAAACCCACATTGTCAGCACATCCAG CTCGATTTTCTCCCGAAGATAA
- the Nop10 gene encoding nop10 ribonucleoprotein isoform X3: MYLMYYLNQDGDRVYTLKKIDPNGKPTLSAHPARFSPEDKYSRERITLKRRFGLLLTQQPLPTY, translated from the exons atgtatttaatgtATTACTTGAATCAAGACGGAGATCGAGTGTATACTTTGAAG AAAATAGATCCAAATGGAAAACCCACATTGTCAGCACATCCAG CTCGATTTTCTCCCGAAGATAAATATTCAAGAGAAAGAATAACATTAAAAAGAAGATTTGGTCTATTACTTACACAACAACCATTACCTACTTATTGA
- the Nop10 gene encoding nop10 ribonucleoprotein isoform X2 has translation MDRTFTDNIRYCVRCCGQYSFHTDNDFSVNGSDTLYSDYLPVRCADHACLNADFAKKNCQNFYTHGPVAYICEQSVLSSTRYSDLNKSIWASTYHCATYACVTKVHTFNSSTTRCNRCKQNRSKWKTHIVSTSSSIFSRR, from the exons ATGGATAGAACGTTTACAGATAAT ATTCGCTACTGTGTACGCTGTTGCGGGCAATATTCGTTCCACACTGACAATGATTTCTCTGTCAACGGAAGTGACACCCTGTACAGTGACTATCTGCCTGTCCGTTGTGCCGACCATGCGTGCCTGAACGCCGACTTCGCTAAGAAGAATTGTCAGAACTTCTACACCCACGGACCTGTCGCTTACATATGCGAACAATCAGTGCTCTCGTCGACGAGATATTCCGAT ttGAATAAATCAATTTGGGCGTCAACATATCATTGTGCTACGTACGCATGCGTTACAAAGGTTCACACGTTCAACAGTTCAACCACGCGGTGCAACCGATGCAAAC AAAATAGATCCAAATGGAAAACCCACATTGTCAGCACATCCAG CTCGATTTTCTCCCGAAGATAA
- the Sidl gene encoding SIDL trafficking protein particle complex subunit 10 isoform X2, with product MNCNGGLSLGGERKTNIFMDNKPIITYAGDEKLFSTMENGLLQAIPADTAEWRRSFSRPMKQVKLGATFVPFSKDILPTEEDRHLIKQPIFHIYWSECSDVDTYKANVKDDIDSWLKTLMQYQIQDWMIVIVETYDIKKTNKLLPRTTVLDKIRSDFASKNGDRCFSVINSVKSEIRSAESWRGLVNRIRHLMLVAYDKTLSSFEDIIREQRENRNHPNWNFCHYFLLQEELAFVLQMLGLYDEALVQYDELDALFTQFVLNSNVGDTPIWLNLFQTPLNNWKGVNLSNGTNHHLRHLLAECKASLLDLRSYLFSRQCAMLLALNKPWEVAQRCLSFVHNTLSELRILEVQRPEGSIECWSFLCALEVLQACQLSSYNIDNNQQLDLCSLHTASLWALARDKLGDLGKLCGLMPGNEPSSEQLHTVVYLIAGMGDSEPQIQGKLTPTDKLKEALSSKEAFKKQYLEHAELAMGTYKHVGRIRSARLIGKELAQFYSELGENQKAVAFLSDALKTYTDEGWNHLAAQTQLELAQCYKRMDDIEKYTKVCAAISSLNVLHITVRNSYYEEMFGYMKMISSPQPLLIELGCAFVILSMELKVMDKVVQDCVVNIEISIQSLFPREVKCTKASISVEEIQKPLVPNKKKGLKLPAEPAIPLLSKCTLEDMKPFDPSLLQLQVYSYLVYKEDKSLGSASVVHRNTKPVMRRSDSTKHRKPSVNAKGDFSKALSCDEFIVKPGVNTFTLVRRVDQPGFYIVGQLSLVIEERLEFLSPVLNPRLCYEVAKTQPTISVKCGRDLLAGLIQDIELVIMSGSIKITKEMKLKLRTSRGLVVQVNDSQEIMSKELEIPLSVCEPFQTIWLQLRVLADLPPKKDTLSMEHKLNIQCPWGAEESILLHFGPPLMSNMKLHTAKRRKFLQIVVTGLTSQLLQLTEPELTTVTSIDVNFKSLNPIAGQRLIIGNGINVSFMWELEIGKDEKSMMPIKTDFRVKYIPVNDTQELSDDPLHIHNLQRMEKASSVYRCNFDITDYVCPQKLNQQGMEVNFVVLVACAIFISQ from the exons atgaattgcAATGGGGGGTTGTCTTTGGGTGGTGAACGCAAGACAAATATCTTTATGGATAATAAACCAATTATCACAT ATGCAggagatgaaaaattattttctactatGGAAAATGGTTTGTTGCAAGCCATACCTGCAGATACAGCAGAATGGCGTAGGTCATTCAGTAGACCTATGAAGCAAGTCAAACTTGGGGCAACTTTTGTGCCATTTTCCAAGGATATTCTTCCAACCGAGGAGGATCGACATCTGATAAAGCAACcaatatttcatatttattgGAGCGAATGTTCT GATGTAGATACTTATAAAGCCAATGTCAAAGACGATATAGATAGTTGGTTGAAAACATTAATGCAATACCAAATCCAAGATTGGATGATTGTTATAGTAGAAACTTACGATATAAAGAAAACTAATAAATTATTACCTAGAACAACCGTTCTAGACAAAATTCGTAGTGATTTCGCTTCTAAGAATGGTGACAG ATGTTTTTCTGTAATAAATTCAGTAAAATCAGAAATACGCTCAGCTGAATCATGGAGAGGTTTAGTTAATCGCATACGTCATTTAATGCTTGTTGCATATGATAAAACACTATCTTCTTTTGAAGATATTATTAGAGAACAGAGAGAAAATCGAAATCACCCGAATTGGAATTTTTGtcattattttttattgcag GAAGAACTTGCATTCGTTTTGCAAATGTTAGGTTTGTATGATGAAGCATTAGTGCAGTATGATGAGTTAGATGCTCTCTTTACACAGTTTGTGCTTAATTCTAACGTGGGAG ATACTCCAATTTGGTTAAATTTGTTTCAAACTCCGCTAAATAATTGGAAAGGTGTTAACTTAAGTAATGGTACAAATCATCATTTAAGACATCTTTTGGCAGAGTGTAAAGCATCGTTATTAGATCTTAGAAGTTATTTATTCAGTAGACAGTGTGCCATGTTATTAGCACTTAACAAACCATGGGAG GTTGCACAAAGGTGTTTGTCATTTGTTCATAATACGTTAAGCGAATTACGTATCTTAGAAGTTCAACGACCCGAAGGATCTATTGAGTGTTGGTCTTTTCTTTGTGCATTGGAGGTATTGCAAGCTTGTCAATTATCATCTTATAATATTGATAATAATCAACAACTAGATCTTTGCTCTCTACATACAGCCAGTCTTTGGGCTCTTGCCAGAGATAAA TTAGGAGATTTAGGAAAATTATGCGGCCTAATGCCTGGGAATGAACCTTCTAGCGAGCAGTTACACACTGTTGTTTATCTTATAGCTGGTATGGGAGATTCTGAACCACAGATACAAGGAAAATTAACACCCACTGATAAATTAAAAGAAGCTCTTTCCTCAAAGGAAGCTTTCAAAAAACAATATCTTGAACATGCAGAATTAGCTATGGGTACTTATAAACATGTAGGTCGAATTCGATCAGCCAGATTAATAGGAAAAGAACTAGCACAATTTTATAGCGAACTCGGAGAAAATCAGAAAGCCGTAGCATTTTTATCGGACGCTTTAAAAACTTACACGGATGAAGGTTGGAACCATTTGGCGGCACAAACACAACTAGAACTTGCACAGTGTTATAAAAGAATGGATGATATTGAGAAATATACAAAAGTTTGCGCAGCGATTTCCAGTTTGAATGTATTACACATTACTGTCCGTAATTCATATTATGAAGAAATGTTTGGATATATGAAAATGATCTCATCGCCTCAACCATTACTCATAGAACTTGGATGTGCTTTTGTAATACTCAGTATGGAACTTAAAGTAATGGATAAAGTCGTACAAGATTGCGTGGTTAATATTGAGATCAGTATACAATCTTTATTTCCGAGAGAAGTAAAATGTACTAAGGCATCTATATCTGTTGAAGAAATTCAGAAACCTCTAGTACCTAATAAAAAGAAGGGTTTAAAATTACCAGCTGAACCTGCAATCCCGTT GTTGTCAAAATGTACTTTGGAAGATATGAAGCCATTTGATCCAAGTTTACTTCAGTTACAGGTATATTCGTATTTAGTATACAAGGAAGATAAAAGTCTTGGATCTGCTAGTGTCGTACATAGAAATACTAAACCTGTTATGAGACGTTCTGACAGTACAAAACACAGGAAACCATCTGTGAATGCAAAAGGTGATTTTAGTAAAGCGTTATCGTGTGATGAATTTATAGTAAAACCAGGCGTAAATACGTTTACATTGGTTAGACGCGTGGACCAACCTGGTTTTTACATAGTTGGTCAATTGTCATTGGTTATTGAAGAAAGATTGGAATTTCTGTCGCCTGTTTTAAATCCTCGGCTATGTTATGAAGTAGCTAAGACCCAACCAACAATTTCTGTGAAATGTGGGAGGGATTTATTGGCAGGCCTTATCCAAGACATAGAATTAGTTATTATGAGTGGGagtataaaaataacaaaagaaATGAAACTTAAATTACGTACGTCTAGAGGATTAGTAGTGCAAGTTAATGATTCACAAGAAATAATGTCTAAAGAACTAGAAATACCTTTGTCAGTTTGTGAGCCATTTCAAACAATATGGTTACAATTAAGAGTTCTAGCTGACCTACCACCAAAGAAAGATACTTTATCAATGGAACATAAG tTGAATATACAATGTCCATGGGGTGCCGAAGAaagcatacttttgcattttggtCCACCACTCATGTCAAATATGAAACTTCACACAGCAAAACGAAGAAAATTTCTTCAAATAGTTGTAACAGGATTAACAAGTCAACTTCTGCAACTGACTGAGCCAGAATTAACAACAGTAACATCAATAGATGTTAATTTTAAAAGTTTAAATCCAATTGCGGGTCAGAGATTAATAATAGGTAATGGAATAAATGTGTCGTTTATGTGGGAACTTGAAATTGGAAAGGATGAAAAATCTATGATGCCCATAAAGACTGATTTTCGCGTAAAATACATCCCCGTTAACGATACTCAAGAACTAAGTGATGATCCTTTGCATATACATAATTTGCAAAGAATGGAAAAGGCATCCAGTGTTTATAGATGCAATTTCGATATCACAGATTATGTG TGTCCTCAAAAGTTGAACCAGCAGGGAATGGAGGTGAATTTTGTCGTGCTAGTAGCATGTGCCATCTTTATCTCACAGTAA
- the Sidl gene encoding SIDL trafficking protein particle complex subunit 10 isoform X1: MNCNGGLSLGGERKTNIFMDNKPIITYAGDEKLFSTMENGLLQAIPADTAEWRRSFSRPMKQVKLGATFVPFSKDILPTEEDRHLIKQPIFHIYWSECSDVDTYKANVKDDIDSWLKTLMQYQIQDWMIVIVETYDIKKTNKLLPRTTVLDKIRSDFASKNGDRCFSVINSVKSEIRSAESWRGLVNRIRHLMLVAYDKTLSSFEDIIREQRENRNHPNWNFCHYFLLQEELAFVLQMLGLYDEALVQYDELDALFTQFVLNSNVGDTPIWLNLFQTPLNNWKGVNLSNGTNHHLRHLLAECKASLLDLRSYLFSRQCAMLLALNKPWEVAQRCLSFVHNTLSELRILEVQRPEGSIECWSFLCALEVLQACQLSSYNIDNNQQLDLCSLHTASLWALARDKLGDLGKLCGLMPGNEPSSEQLHTVVYLIAGMGDSEPQIQGKLTPTDKLKEALSSKEAFKKQYLEHAELAMGTYKHVGRIRSARLIGKELAQFYSELGENQKAVAFLSDALKTYTDEGWNHLAAQTQLELAQCYKRMDDIEKYTKVCAAISSLNVLHITVRNSYYEEMFGYMKMISSPQPLLIELGCAFVILSMELKVMDKVVQDCVVNIEISIQSLFPREVKCTKASISVEEIQKPLVPNKKKGLKLPAEPAIPLLSKCTLEDMKPFDPSLLQLQVYSYLVYKEDKSLGSASVVHRNTKPVMRRSDSTKHRKPSVNAKGDFSKALSCDEFIVKPGVNTFTLVRRVDQPGFYIVGQLSLVIEERLEFLSPVLNPRLCYEVAKTQPTISVKCGRDLLAGLIQDIELVIMSGSIKITKEMKLKLRTSRGLVVQVNDSQEIMSKELEIPLSVCEPFQTIWLQLRVLADLPPKKDTLSMEHKLNIQCPWGAEESILLHFGPPLMSNMKLHTAKRRKFLQIVVTGLTSQLLQLTEPELTTVTSIDVNFKSLNPIAGQRLIIGNGINVSFMWELEIGKDEKSMMPIKTDFRVKYIPVNDTQELSDDPLHIHNLQRMEKASSVYRCNFDITDYVTLFTVSSKVEPAGNGGEFCRASSMCHLYLTVTRMLPSPNPNPPPQLMYEVLADQAMWAVCGRTAGLVSLEVSEKQSVTLDVMPLTSGYLPLPVVRLSRYIPASESKSDIRKTEIGSNPRLEPFSPGQVYNASKAQQVHVLPASPSEAN, encoded by the exons atgaattgcAATGGGGGGTTGTCTTTGGGTGGTGAACGCAAGACAAATATCTTTATGGATAATAAACCAATTATCACAT ATGCAggagatgaaaaattattttctactatGGAAAATGGTTTGTTGCAAGCCATACCTGCAGATACAGCAGAATGGCGTAGGTCATTCAGTAGACCTATGAAGCAAGTCAAACTTGGGGCAACTTTTGTGCCATTTTCCAAGGATATTCTTCCAACCGAGGAGGATCGACATCTGATAAAGCAACcaatatttcatatttattgGAGCGAATGTTCT GATGTAGATACTTATAAAGCCAATGTCAAAGACGATATAGATAGTTGGTTGAAAACATTAATGCAATACCAAATCCAAGATTGGATGATTGTTATAGTAGAAACTTACGATATAAAGAAAACTAATAAATTATTACCTAGAACAACCGTTCTAGACAAAATTCGTAGTGATTTCGCTTCTAAGAATGGTGACAG ATGTTTTTCTGTAATAAATTCAGTAAAATCAGAAATACGCTCAGCTGAATCATGGAGAGGTTTAGTTAATCGCATACGTCATTTAATGCTTGTTGCATATGATAAAACACTATCTTCTTTTGAAGATATTATTAGAGAACAGAGAGAAAATCGAAATCACCCGAATTGGAATTTTTGtcattattttttattgcag GAAGAACTTGCATTCGTTTTGCAAATGTTAGGTTTGTATGATGAAGCATTAGTGCAGTATGATGAGTTAGATGCTCTCTTTACACAGTTTGTGCTTAATTCTAACGTGGGAG ATACTCCAATTTGGTTAAATTTGTTTCAAACTCCGCTAAATAATTGGAAAGGTGTTAACTTAAGTAATGGTACAAATCATCATTTAAGACATCTTTTGGCAGAGTGTAAAGCATCGTTATTAGATCTTAGAAGTTATTTATTCAGTAGACAGTGTGCCATGTTATTAGCACTTAACAAACCATGGGAG GTTGCACAAAGGTGTTTGTCATTTGTTCATAATACGTTAAGCGAATTACGTATCTTAGAAGTTCAACGACCCGAAGGATCTATTGAGTGTTGGTCTTTTCTTTGTGCATTGGAGGTATTGCAAGCTTGTCAATTATCATCTTATAATATTGATAATAATCAACAACTAGATCTTTGCTCTCTACATACAGCCAGTCTTTGGGCTCTTGCCAGAGATAAA TTAGGAGATTTAGGAAAATTATGCGGCCTAATGCCTGGGAATGAACCTTCTAGCGAGCAGTTACACACTGTTGTTTATCTTATAGCTGGTATGGGAGATTCTGAACCACAGATACAAGGAAAATTAACACCCACTGATAAATTAAAAGAAGCTCTTTCCTCAAAGGAAGCTTTCAAAAAACAATATCTTGAACATGCAGAATTAGCTATGGGTACTTATAAACATGTAGGTCGAATTCGATCAGCCAGATTAATAGGAAAAGAACTAGCACAATTTTATAGCGAACTCGGAGAAAATCAGAAAGCCGTAGCATTTTTATCGGACGCTTTAAAAACTTACACGGATGAAGGTTGGAACCATTTGGCGGCACAAACACAACTAGAACTTGCACAGTGTTATAAAAGAATGGATGATATTGAGAAATATACAAAAGTTTGCGCAGCGATTTCCAGTTTGAATGTATTACACATTACTGTCCGTAATTCATATTATGAAGAAATGTTTGGATATATGAAAATGATCTCATCGCCTCAACCATTACTCATAGAACTTGGATGTGCTTTTGTAATACTCAGTATGGAACTTAAAGTAATGGATAAAGTCGTACAAGATTGCGTGGTTAATATTGAGATCAGTATACAATCTTTATTTCCGAGAGAAGTAAAATGTACTAAGGCATCTATATCTGTTGAAGAAATTCAGAAACCTCTAGTACCTAATAAAAAGAAGGGTTTAAAATTACCAGCTGAACCTGCAATCCCGTT GTTGTCAAAATGTACTTTGGAAGATATGAAGCCATTTGATCCAAGTTTACTTCAGTTACAGGTATATTCGTATTTAGTATACAAGGAAGATAAAAGTCTTGGATCTGCTAGTGTCGTACATAGAAATACTAAACCTGTTATGAGACGTTCTGACAGTACAAAACACAGGAAACCATCTGTGAATGCAAAAGGTGATTTTAGTAAAGCGTTATCGTGTGATGAATTTATAGTAAAACCAGGCGTAAATACGTTTACATTGGTTAGACGCGTGGACCAACCTGGTTTTTACATAGTTGGTCAATTGTCATTGGTTATTGAAGAAAGATTGGAATTTCTGTCGCCTGTTTTAAATCCTCGGCTATGTTATGAAGTAGCTAAGACCCAACCAACAATTTCTGTGAAATGTGGGAGGGATTTATTGGCAGGCCTTATCCAAGACATAGAATTAGTTATTATGAGTGGGagtataaaaataacaaaagaaATGAAACTTAAATTACGTACGTCTAGAGGATTAGTAGTGCAAGTTAATGATTCACAAGAAATAATGTCTAAAGAACTAGAAATACCTTTGTCAGTTTGTGAGCCATTTCAAACAATATGGTTACAATTAAGAGTTCTAGCTGACCTACCACCAAAGAAAGATACTTTATCAATGGAACATAAG tTGAATATACAATGTCCATGGGGTGCCGAAGAaagcatacttttgcattttggtCCACCACTCATGTCAAATATGAAACTTCACACAGCAAAACGAAGAAAATTTCTTCAAATAGTTGTAACAGGATTAACAAGTCAACTTCTGCAACTGACTGAGCCAGAATTAACAACAGTAACATCAATAGATGTTAATTTTAAAAGTTTAAATCCAATTGCGGGTCAGAGATTAATAATAGGTAATGGAATAAATGTGTCGTTTATGTGGGAACTTGAAATTGGAAAGGATGAAAAATCTATGATGCCCATAAAGACTGATTTTCGCGTAAAATACATCCCCGTTAACGATACTCAAGAACTAAGTGATGATCCTTTGCATATACATAATTTGCAAAGAATGGAAAAGGCATCCAGTGTTTATAGATGCAATTTCGATATCACAGATTATGTG ACTTTGTTTACAGTGTCCTCAAAAGTTGAACCAGCAGGGAATGGAGGTGAATTTTGTCGTGCTAGTAGCATGTGCCATCTTTATCTCACAGTAACACGTATGttacccagtcctaatccaAATCCTCCGCCTCAATTAATGTACGAAGTTCTTGCTGATCAAGCCATGTGGGCTGTATGCGGCCGTACTGCTGGCCTTGTGTCGTTGGAAGTCTCAGAAAAACAAAGCGTCACATTGGACGTGATGCCATTAACCAGTGGTTATTTACCCCTTCCTGTTGTTAGATTGTCCCGATATATTCCAGCATCAGAGTCAAAGAGTG ACATTCGTAAAACTGAAATAGGTTCTAATCCAAGATTAGAACCATTCAGTCCTGGACAAGTCTATAATGCTAGTAAAGCGCAGCAAGTTCACGTTCTACCCGCATCACCTTCAGAAGCAAATTGA